Proteins encoded together in one Desulfosporosinus meridiei DSM 13257 window:
- the extP gene encoding selenite/tellurite reduction operon b-type cytochrome ExtP produces the protein MFKDLASHPVPKHARSYMFCFGGITFLLFLIQIITGILLAIYYKPTPELAYESVIFIEQDVWMGAAIRSIHNIAANLMVITVLAHMLRVIYTGSYKPPRQLNWIIGACLLIVVFAFCFTGYLLPWDQLGYWAAVIGTKIMGSIPWLGEKLLLLSQAGSKVTGYTLTRFYALHIVVLPVIAIFSMVIHFLMIRKQGISGGL, from the coding sequence ATGTTTAAGGACCTTGCGAGTCATCCAGTGCCTAAACATGCTCGAAGTTATATGTTTTGCTTCGGGGGAATAACATTCTTACTCTTTCTAATTCAAATTATTACGGGGATTTTACTGGCGATTTACTACAAGCCGACACCGGAGTTGGCTTATGAAAGTGTGATTTTCATTGAACAAGATGTTTGGATGGGAGCGGCGATTCGCTCAATCCATAATATAGCGGCTAACCTTATGGTAATCACTGTCCTCGCTCATATGTTGAGAGTCATTTATACGGGTTCATATAAGCCCCCGCGTCAACTAAACTGGATTATCGGAGCGTGCCTGCTGATAGTTGTCTTTGCCTTTTGCTTTACCGGTTATCTTTTGCCCTGGGATCAATTGGGGTATTGGGCTGCAGTCATCGGTACAAAAATCATGGGATCAATTCCTTGGCTTGGGGAAAAGTTGCTGCTCTTGAGCCAAGCGGGCAGCAAGGTTACGGGTTATACCTTAACAAGGTTTTATGCTCTGCATATTGTAGTTTTACCTGTGATTGCCATTTTTTCGATGGTCATTCATTTTCTGATGATCCGTAAGCAAGGAATATCCGGTGGGTTATAG
- a CDS encoding ubiquinol-cytochrome c reductase iron-sulfur subunit, translating to MENTSNSRKITRRQFLTLTASIPLGLAVVTPMTLLAGTLNPPQSLMPTPPKMAVIKEADIQDEPLEFVYDGAPALLFKREGEILAFSRVCTHLGCIVSWNAEAQQFECPCHGGIYNAKGDVVKGPPPKPLLKLATWLEEGIVMAQLKEA from the coding sequence GTGGAGAATACCAGTAATAGTCGAAAGATAACCCGACGTCAATTTCTAACCTTAACAGCGAGTATACCGCTGGGCTTAGCCGTCGTAACCCCGATGACTTTACTTGCTGGAACTCTTAATCCCCCCCAATCATTAATGCCAACCCCTCCCAAAATGGCGGTCATTAAAGAAGCAGATATTCAGGACGAGCCGCTGGAGTTTGTGTATGATGGGGCTCCGGCGCTGCTATTTAAGCGAGAAGGAGAAATCTTGGCTTTCTCTCGGGTCTGTACTCATCTTGGCTGTATCGTATCGTGGAATGCCGAAGCACAGCAGTTCGAGTGTCCGTGCCATGGCGGAATCTATAATGCCAAAGGAGATGTGGTGAAAGGACCGCCGCCAAAACCTCTGCTCAAATTGGCAACCTGGTTGGAAGAAGGGATTGTCATGGCTCAACTGAAGGAGGCTTAA